One genomic region from Sphingobacterium multivorum encodes:
- a CDS encoding MBL fold metallo-hydrolase codes for MLHQIAKEVFHVPLMPRNSINCYIVEGVLVDCGIRSSYNTVKGALQKIPVYQHVLTHAHADHQGCSDQLCDEFGIPLLCHENEVFRTETGMVTNDYPNPKHWLAKLQRKYWAGQGHKVDGTLVENDSIGNFRVIETPGHSAGHISLFRERDGLLIIGDAATNMNLLTTVPGLGLPPKIFTSDQQQNIRSLQKLAGLNPSMICFGHGPVMRNTDRKFEQFAAKCVSWFNS; via the coding sequence ATGTTACATCAAATTGCCAAAGAAGTTTTTCATGTACCATTGATGCCACGAAATAGTATCAACTGCTATATAGTAGAGGGTGTGTTGGTTGATTGTGGGATACGCAGTTCATATAATACGGTGAAGGGAGCCCTTCAGAAAATACCCGTCTATCAACATGTGCTTACGCATGCCCATGCAGACCATCAGGGCTGTAGTGATCAACTATGTGATGAATTTGGAATACCTTTACTTTGCCATGAAAATGAAGTTTTTAGGACTGAAACAGGTATGGTCACCAACGACTATCCAAATCCCAAACATTGGTTAGCAAAACTTCAACGAAAATACTGGGCGGGGCAGGGCCACAAAGTCGATGGTACACTCGTTGAAAATGATAGCATTGGAAACTTTCGGGTCATAGAAACTCCAGGCCATTCAGCCGGTCATATTTCTTTATTCCGTGAGCGGGATGGTTTATTGATAATCGGGGATGCTGCAACAAATATGAATCTGCTCACTACAGTGCCTGGCCTAGGGCTCCCTCCAAAAATATTCACGTCGGATCAACAGCAAAACATCAGATCTCTCCAAAAGTTAGCAGGATTAAATCCTTCTATGATATGCTTTGGTCATGGCCCAGTCATGCGAAATACGGACCGAAAGTTTGAGCAATTTGCGGCCAAATGTGTATCGTGGTTTAATTCGTAA
- a CDS encoding DUF1259 domain-containing protein, giving the protein MDNFRNLTSRRTLLKMGLLLTGSGLVGLKTVHAFSTTTSNTPDLTEAEIQGIEKALGKKGKYNTKEVTHNTNFPRNDLAVTVKGKDVPISFGFGGWAAIKRTMDGKSAVLMSDCVLLQEEVNPLITAAVESGLEIGAIHNHFFYEEPRIFYMHIHGMGEPVELAQKYAAAISNTKIAVGNQPAPSDQKQDPGDKIFNVTELNNIIGHEAAINGSTIKYTVGRSDLKIMAMGAEMTSSIGLNSWASFTGSENEAYIAGDIAMLDHEVNQVISTLRKHHIEIVAIHNHMLGDDPHMIFLHYFGVGPSRELALAFRDALLVLGKKSHGHNH; this is encoded by the coding sequence ATGGATAATTTTAGAAACTTAACGTCACGCAGAACGCTATTGAAAATGGGATTGCTCTTAACAGGCAGCGGACTAGTTGGCCTTAAAACAGTTCATGCGTTTTCTACGACCACGTCGAATACGCCTGATCTAACCGAGGCTGAAATCCAGGGAATTGAGAAGGCTTTAGGAAAGAAAGGAAAATATAATACAAAAGAAGTTACACATAATACCAATTTTCCCCGTAATGATCTAGCTGTGACCGTCAAAGGTAAGGATGTTCCTATATCTTTTGGCTTTGGAGGATGGGCTGCGATAAAGAGGACCATGGATGGAAAGAGTGCTGTGCTTATGAGTGATTGTGTTCTACTTCAGGAAGAAGTAAATCCCCTTATTACTGCTGCCGTTGAATCAGGTCTGGAAATTGGGGCAATCCATAACCATTTCTTTTATGAAGAACCCCGAATCTTTTATATGCACATCCACGGTATGGGGGAACCAGTCGAATTGGCTCAGAAATACGCAGCAGCTATCTCAAACACTAAGATAGCTGTTGGAAATCAACCAGCACCATCGGATCAAAAACAAGATCCCGGGGATAAGATATTTAATGTTACGGAATTAAATAACATTATCGGTCATGAGGCAGCGATAAACGGCTCAACAATCAAATATACAGTGGGACGATCCGATTTAAAAATTATGGCAATGGGAGCCGAAATGACATCATCGATCGGTTTAAACAGTTGGGCGTCATTTACCGGATCCGAAAACGAAGCCTATATTGCGGGTGACATCGCAATGTTAGACCATGAGGTCAATCAAGTTATCAGTACTTTAAGGAAACACCATATCGAAATTGTAGCAATCCACAACCATATGCTTGGAGATGATCCACACATGATCTTTCTTCATTACTTTGGAGTCGGTCCTTCTAGAGAGTTGGCACTAGCTTTCAGAGATGCGCTTCTTGTACTCGGTAAAAAATCGCATGGGCATAATCATTAG
- a CDS encoding DinB family protein, producing MTTELFEFEILKASRIRLLQVMETVDNTILFKIPETFNNNIVWQIGHCITSQQRHMYMRSGLPMIYRRNLWKHSKLERHHIRGRIHQTLMK from the coding sequence ATGACAACTGAATTATTTGAATTTGAAATTCTAAAGGCTAGCAGAATCAGGTTATTACAAGTAATGGAAACAGTTGATAATACCATATTATTTAAAATTCCAGAGACCTTTAACAATAATATCGTTTGGCAAATTGGCCACTGTATCACTTCTCAGCAGCGGCATATGTACATGCGTAGTGGACTACCAATGATATATCGCAGGAATTTATGGAAGCATTCAAAATTGGAACGGCACCACATACGTGGAAGAATACACCAGACCTTGATGAAATAA
- a CDS encoding MFS transporter yields the protein MQVHKIPIFKSWVSEWMARSVIFAILMTSLFSFAFYGIPGAAMGFYGIEATDVQYGMVVIYGSTVAFLALDFRIVKYFAPREYLLLALAVNVLCAVVCFYFRDWILFVFCQFLQGITCALMSGIVSQLIFPRLQSVRARVIAYSLLYGSIQIAVPFYSIYISVILHFFDFNWIFYGFVIVVIMLTSVVLLTMNSRARFTRKIPLYQVDWIGYLLYVSFIMIVGYILVYGRQLGWFDSSLISTLCLVNLIILSLFISRELKLKRPLINLQIFRAKNFTTGLLLLFTFYIFKGSTGLAYGYLEAILGNHPLSTIPVWIAVIAGTTLSMFITSRFVLMGYNLIRMIIIGFGLMALYYAYMILFVSVQGETTDFLLPMFMYGAATGVLFVPIVSFTAASAPSKIAVNAALIGIFSRFIGFTASLALNNELQLFAKSSVREKVRESLTETNPQLPVTLLDIQAQYANAGSDIYTSKIVSSGYLNQMVGQQILARAIRDYYDLMLTGLIFVILILVLFPQIQHVVLRLRKGNVPY from the coding sequence ATGCAAGTACACAAAATACCGATTTTTAAATCCTGGGTATCAGAATGGATGGCAAGGTCTGTCATATTTGCTATTCTCATGACCAGCCTGTTTAGTTTTGCCTTTTACGGAATTCCAGGTGCTGCAATGGGATTTTACGGAATAGAAGCCACAGATGTACAATATGGTATGGTCGTTATCTATGGTTCAACCGTAGCTTTCCTGGCGCTGGATTTTAGAATTGTAAAGTATTTCGCACCACGGGAATATCTACTACTGGCACTTGCGGTAAATGTGCTATGTGCTGTGGTCTGTTTTTATTTCAGAGATTGGATATTATTTGTTTTCTGTCAGTTTTTGCAGGGCATTACCTGTGCATTAATGTCGGGAATTGTGTCACAGCTTATTTTTCCAAGGTTACAGTCTGTACGTGCCCGTGTGATTGCTTATAGTCTCCTTTATGGCAGTATACAAATAGCGGTACCATTTTACTCCATCTATATCAGTGTCATCCTTCATTTCTTTGACTTCAACTGGATATTCTACGGATTTGTTATTGTAGTCATTATGCTGACAAGTGTTGTTTTACTTACCATGAACAGTAGGGCCCGGTTTACCAGAAAAATACCACTCTATCAGGTGGACTGGATCGGCTATTTACTTTATGTGTCTTTTATCATGATCGTAGGATATATCCTTGTGTACGGACGACAATTGGGATGGTTTGATAGTTCATTAATCAGCACACTTTGTTTAGTTAATTTAATTATTCTTTCTCTTTTTATTAGCAGAGAATTAAAACTTAAAAGACCATTAATCAATTTACAGATCTTTAGGGCAAAGAATTTCACTACAGGACTTTTGCTTCTTTTTACCTTTTATATTTTTAAAGGAAGTACTGGGCTAGCCTATGGTTATCTTGAAGCGATTTTAGGAAACCATCCACTGAGTACCATTCCGGTATGGATTGCGGTAATTGCTGGAACTACACTGAGTATGTTTATTACTTCTCGATTTGTCTTGATGGGGTATAACCTGATCAGGATGATTATTATTGGTTTTGGCTTGATGGCATTATATTATGCCTATATGATACTATTTGTTTCTGTACAGGGCGAAACAACCGATTTCCTTTTGCCTATGTTTATGTATGGCGCGGCAACAGGGGTGTTGTTTGTTCCGATTGTTTCATTTACCGCCGCATCAGCGCCTTCGAAAATTGCCGTAAATGCCGCTCTGATTGGTATATTTTCAAGGTTCATAGGATTTACAGCTAGTCTGGCACTTAATAACGAGCTTCAATTATTTGCAAAATCATCTGTAAGGGAAAAAGTTCGGGAATCACTCACGGAGACGAACCCTCAGTTGCCTGTTACCTTGTTGGATATTCAGGCACAATACGCAAATGCAGGCAGCGATATATATACGTCTAAAATAGTATCCTCGGGCTACTTGAATCAGATGGTAGGTCAGCAGATATTGGCTCGTGCTATTAGGGATTATTATGATTTGATGTTAACAGGTTTAATTTTTGTCATTCTTATTTTAGTACTCTTCCCTCAAATTCAACATGTTGTTTTGAGACTAAGAAAGGGAAATGTTCCTTATTAA
- a CDS encoding PhzF family phenazine biosynthesis protein: MKLELYQIDSFTEEIFRGNPACVVPLKEWLPDETLFKITRENAVAETAFFIDNGDTIHLRWFTPEIEMDLCGHATLATVHCLVKHLNYQKSKIVFETQVGELTVDIKNEVYYMDFPSRMPQPSTLPDVIKNSLNIQPKEIYKSRDYVLLYESEEEIRNIRIDRSIFDLINLDPGGVVVTATGNDSDFVSRYFTPQSTILEDPVTGSAYCSLIPFWASRLGKDTLFSRQLSEREGQLYCENKNDRVIVAGKARTYSQGFIWIS; this comes from the coding sequence ATGAAGTTAGAACTATACCAAATAGATTCCTTTACAGAAGAAATTTTCCGGGGAAATCCAGCCTGCGTGGTGCCGTTAAAAGAGTGGTTACCCGATGAGACACTGTTTAAAATTACGCGTGAAAATGCGGTGGCGGAAACGGCCTTTTTCATAGACAACGGTGATACAATCCACTTAAGATGGTTTACACCTGAAATTGAAATGGACTTATGTGGCCATGCAACCTTAGCGACCGTCCATTGCTTGGTTAAACACCTGAATTATCAAAAAAGCAAAATTGTTTTTGAAACGCAAGTAGGTGAATTAACTGTCGATATAAAAAACGAAGTTTATTATATGGATTTTCCATCCAGAATGCCGCAGCCTTCCACACTGCCCGACGTTATTAAAAATTCGCTTAACATACAACCCAAAGAGATTTATAAATCAAGAGATTATGTTTTACTGTACGAATCTGAGGAAGAGATCAGAAACATCCGCATTGACAGATCAATTTTTGATCTGATTAATCTTGATCCCGGAGGTGTGGTCGTCACGGCAACAGGGAACGACAGTGATTTTGTATCCAGATACTTTACACCGCAATCAACGATACTGGAAGATCCCGTTACTGGTTCTGCCTATTGTTCCCTTATTCCGTTTTGGGCATCAAGATTGGGAAAGGATACTCTTTTTTCCCGTCAGCTGTCAGAAAGAGAGGGGCAACTTTATTGCGAGAACAAAAACGACAGAGTGATCGTGGCCGGTAAGGCCCGTACCTATTCTCAGGGTTTCATTTGGATCTCATAA
- a CDS encoding Crp/Fnr family transcriptional regulator: MTDALKKYLFSIGVLSAEEKNFSVQFFKPHYLKKGDFFIRADEPCRHIGFISSGAVKAYAIDKEGKENITCFKFENEFVTSFPEFVAQEKSRRSIRAVEDSIIHRINYADYQYLLGRVTSWNKVIQVVMEQEYIQKEQYILNYNNKSALDKYVHVLSNEPKLVRRIATQDLASYLGITQRSLTRAKGQIHSAKVL, from the coding sequence ATGACAGATGCACTAAAAAAATATCTATTCTCGATAGGGGTACTGTCAGCTGAAGAAAAGAATTTTTCTGTTCAGTTCTTCAAACCACACTATTTGAAAAAGGGTGATTTTTTTATTCGTGCGGACGAACCCTGTCGTCATATTGGATTCATATCCAGTGGTGCGGTAAAAGCATATGCCATCGACAAGGAGGGGAAAGAAAATATAACCTGTTTCAAATTTGAAAATGAGTTTGTAACCTCATTCCCAGAGTTTGTTGCTCAGGAAAAATCCAGAAGGAGTATCAGGGCTGTAGAAGATAGTATAATTCATCGGATAAACTATGCTGACTATCAATATCTGCTTGGTCGAGTGACTTCTTGGAACAAGGTCATACAAGTTGTGATGGAACAGGAATATATCCAAAAGGAACAATACATACTGAATTACAATAATAAATCAGCGCTCGATAAATACGTCCATGTCCTTTCGAATGAACCAAAGCTCGTTCGGCGCATAGCGACACAAGACCTCGCCTCATATCTGGGCATCACGCAGCGATCTCTTACAAGAGCGAAGGGACAAATACATAGCGCCAAAGTATTATAG
- a CDS encoding NUDIX hydrolase, with the protein MDNKVIDKVALISISDKKVLTALSKSKSKLYLPGGKREPNESDIECLKREIKEELNVEVQEDSIRYFETFQAPADGKEADVTVKMTCYFADYSGTLQAASEIDSFEWITLSDVGRTSAVVRLILGKLKELDLIN; encoded by the coding sequence ATGGACAATAAGGTTATAGATAAGGTCGCATTGATCAGCATTTCGGATAAAAAAGTGTTGACGGCACTTTCCAAATCAAAATCAAAGCTCTATTTGCCAGGAGGCAAAAGAGAACCTAATGAATCTGACATAGAATGTCTGAAGCGAGAAATTAAGGAAGAACTCAACGTTGAGGTCCAAGAAGATTCGATCCGTTATTTTGAGACCTTCCAAGCTCCTGCCGATGGCAAAGAGGCCGATGTAACGGTGAAGATGACCTGCTATTTTGCGGATTATTCGGGCACACTACAGGCAGCAAGTGAAATCGATTCATTTGAATGGATAACCCTCAGTGATGTTGGCAGAACCTCTGCCGTCGTCCGACTTATATTGGGTAAACTGAAAGAACTAGACCTGATCAACTAG
- a CDS encoding TolC family protein: MKQYKIVPILGIMLALFTQSLYAQHTENVPMLSLEEIWKVAEKNNRQLKLSDLKLQQSNLEILEAKDHLLPELFVGGDVKLNSKFLIYDNGLFSSPQDVPVKGYGYSVGYNLNVNLYNGGKDKRNIAMKKEEAIRTQYEVDLQKHSVKYNVAAAYFDLYKFLHFQDFLAAEIEAEKKQLTLVASLHKNGTVLKSDVLRTSVKLAQLELSLSDVAKKIEIAKQRLNILMGNENDAELAIKYQDTIELEAITQGGYKDYVDIALNKSPEYNIVHSDIKLSEMNIKQVKATLLPKISLYSTYNYTYPQISFYPYSNDLWGFGQTGIKVQFPIDNLYKSKHSIAHAQVISNEAREKANIKKEEIYLEVKEAYLQQKQALESMETAEQNIIKTAETARVIRSSYLNQESLLTDLLEAENALLEAKFNLTTAQTNVKLTHIRLLAIIGIL; this comes from the coding sequence ATGAAACAATATAAAATAGTCCCGATTTTGGGTATCATGCTAGCGCTGTTTACACAATCTCTTTATGCCCAGCATACAGAAAATGTGCCGATGTTAAGCTTAGAAGAAATTTGGAAAGTAGCCGAAAAGAATAACCGTCAACTGAAACTATCCGATCTAAAACTTCAGCAAAGTAATTTAGAAATATTGGAAGCGAAAGACCATTTGTTGCCTGAGCTTTTTGTTGGTGGGGATGTAAAACTCAATTCCAAATTCCTGATCTATGACAATGGATTGTTTTCTTCTCCGCAGGATGTGCCTGTAAAAGGTTATGGTTACAGCGTGGGTTACAACCTGAACGTCAATCTTTACAATGGTGGTAAGGACAAAAGAAACATCGCCATGAAAAAGGAAGAGGCGATACGTACACAATATGAAGTCGATCTGCAAAAACACAGTGTAAAATACAATGTTGCAGCGGCTTACTTTGATCTGTATAAGTTTCTGCATTTCCAGGATTTTCTTGCTGCAGAAATTGAAGCCGAAAAAAAACAATTGACACTGGTAGCAAGCTTGCATAAAAATGGCACCGTGCTAAAGAGCGATGTACTAAGAACCTCCGTGAAATTAGCGCAACTGGAACTCAGCCTTTCTGATGTTGCAAAGAAGATTGAAATCGCTAAACAGCGACTCAATATTCTGATGGGGAATGAAAATGATGCTGAGCTTGCAATAAAATACCAAGATACAATCGAGTTAGAGGCTATCACTCAAGGTGGTTACAAGGATTATGTAGACATCGCTTTAAACAAATCTCCGGAGTACAACATCGTGCATAGCGATATTAAATTGAGCGAAATGAACATCAAGCAGGTAAAAGCGACGTTGTTACCCAAAATCTCCTTGTATTCAACTTACAATTACACCTATCCGCAGATTTCATTTTATCCATATTCTAATGATCTATGGGGATTTGGTCAGACCGGGATCAAAGTCCAGTTTCCTATTGATAATCTCTACAAAAGTAAGCATTCTATCGCTCATGCTCAAGTAATCAGTAATGAGGCAAGAGAAAAAGCAAATATTAAAAAAGAGGAGATCTACCTTGAGGTAAAAGAGGCTTATTTACAGCAAAAACAGGCCTTGGAAAGCATGGAAACAGCGGAGCAAAATATCATTAAAACCGCCGAAACTGCTCGTGTTATCAGAAGTAGCTACTTAAACCAGGAATCCCTTCTGACCGATCTTCTGGAAGCCGAAAATGCTTTGTTAGAAGCTAAATTTAATCTGACAACAGCACAAACAAACGTCAAACTTACGCATATCAGGCTATTGGCAATTATCGGAATTCTTTAA
- a CDS encoding HlyD family secretion protein, with protein sequence MNKNKTDKIVVNLTKWLGITLFVGIIIWAAVYFFEGYRYEQTNDAQIDAYLSPINAKVGGYIRKIYYKDNQQVKKGDTLVVIEQDEYGLKRDAASAELMSAQAKLPILAASEETQVKSIAVIKAQLEGAKARLNQQQKEFDRYKNLLADESTTQQKFDNISATLSITQSDYDQTKASLHVAESKLNDFRVQHNAIEAEIKIKEALLKRQELDIRYAVITAPFDGQIGKKTIQAGQLIQPGQTLAFLVNRAEEKWVMANFKETQIGKFKIGQAVSIEVDAFPNEKFKGTIESLSPTTGSRYSLLPPDNATGNFVKIIQRIPVRIKLTDTPERLTKLSAGMNANVYVLKN encoded by the coding sequence ATGAACAAAAATAAAACAGATAAAATTGTTGTTAACCTAACCAAATGGCTCGGTATCACATTATTCGTGGGAATTATTATTTGGGCAGCTGTTTATTTCTTCGAAGGATATCGCTATGAACAGACCAACGACGCTCAGATTGATGCCTATCTTTCCCCGATAAACGCAAAAGTAGGGGGCTATATCCGTAAAATATATTATAAAGACAACCAGCAGGTAAAAAAAGGCGATACCCTTGTAGTGATCGAACAGGACGAGTACGGGTTAAAGAGAGATGCTGCGTCAGCAGAACTCATGAGCGCGCAAGCCAAATTACCGATCTTGGCAGCAAGTGAGGAAACGCAGGTTAAAAGCATTGCCGTCATTAAGGCCCAATTGGAAGGTGCTAAAGCACGATTGAACCAGCAGCAAAAAGAATTTGACCGCTATAAAAATCTACTGGCGGACGAATCGACAACACAACAAAAATTCGACAACATCAGTGCTACTTTATCCATCACCCAATCAGATTATGACCAGACCAAAGCTTCTTTACACGTCGCTGAATCCAAATTAAATGATTTCAGGGTACAGCACAATGCAATAGAGGCAGAAATAAAGATCAAAGAAGCACTTCTCAAAAGGCAAGAGTTGGATATTAGATATGCCGTTATCACAGCACCTTTTGATGGACAAATTGGGAAAAAGACCATTCAGGCGGGACAACTGATACAGCCCGGACAGACATTGGCATTCTTAGTGAACAGAGCCGAGGAAAAGTGGGTAATGGCAAATTTTAAGGAAACACAGATTGGGAAATTCAAAATCGGTCAAGCGGTATCTATTGAAGTCGATGCTTTTCCGAATGAAAAATTCAAAGGTACTATCGAGTCCCTTTCGCCAACCACAGGATCCCGGTATTCGCTGCTTCCGCCGGATAATGCTACCGGTAATTTTGTTAAAATCATCCAACGTATTCCAGTTCGGATTAAATTGACCGATACGCCCGAAAGATTAACCAAGCTTTCTGCCGGAATGAATGCGAATGTTTATGTTTTAAAAAACTAA
- a CDS encoding helix-turn-helix domain-containing protein: MEILSQIIHIVDQNPDSILVMRQQTEQRLPAHQHKKAQLLLVYGGIAYLQTDEKDFYIPSNHYIWIPKNYRHNLMFNTQDLFIINIYFPEESAGNFYEELGIYPVSRLLAEMLSFSEKWQGDYYKGSWEFEFLITLKGLLSKESLKKFSIQLPTTDDQRLNTIIDSFRNRLNENLSLAMIAQQSGMSVRSLTRLFQHKLHITFVQYLKMLRIIKAMELINDTDLNMTEIAYEIGYSNIAAFSNNFYLLTNMRPTEFKTK; encoded by the coding sequence ATGGAAATTCTGAGCCAAATCATACATATTGTTGATCAAAATCCTGATTCTATCCTGGTGATGCGACAGCAGACGGAACAACGTTTACCTGCCCACCAGCACAAGAAGGCTCAGTTGTTATTGGTCTATGGCGGGATTGCTTACCTGCAGACTGACGAAAAGGATTTCTATATTCCCTCAAATCATTATATCTGGATACCAAAAAACTATCGGCACAACTTGATGTTCAACACCCAGGACCTGTTTATTATCAATATTTATTTTCCGGAGGAAAGTGCTGGTAATTTTTATGAGGAGTTGGGCATTTATCCCGTGAGTAGGCTGCTGGCAGAGATGCTTTCATTTAGTGAGAAGTGGCAAGGTGATTATTACAAAGGTTCGTGGGAATTTGAATTTTTAATTACGCTAAAAGGCCTACTATCAAAAGAAAGTCTCAAAAAATTCTCCATTCAACTTCCAACAACAGACGATCAAAGGCTCAATACCATAATCGACAGTTTTAGAAATAGGTTAAATGAAAATCTAAGCTTAGCAATGATTGCGCAGCAATCGGGAATGAGTGTTCGTAGTCTCACCCGATTATTCCAGCATAAACTGCACATTACATTTGTTCAGTATTTAAAAATGCTACGGATTATTAAGGCAATGGAATTAATCAACGATACAGATTTGAATATGACTGAGATTGCCTACGAAATTGGTTATTCAAATATAGCGGCTTTCAGCAATAACTTTTATCTGCTTACCAACATGAGGCCTACGGAATTTAAAACGAAGTGA
- a CDS encoding chromate resistance protein ChrB domain-containing protein: MDWITRERPKIDRIACPWLIKRFINPDAKIIYAPLDMVFEIAKQTNAIPFDIPDVEYTHYADECTFDYFLKKHELNDPALKRIAAIVRGADTDRHDLMPQSAGLEAVFSGLAYNIKDDNQLLEIGMVIYDGLYSWAQHLYRLKHSNEGPTEVLLLKIYHEHLNDKQKEKSPEWTASLREMIQDQIDTNTTLSLNQLSEELDISSSYLSREFSKYFENLNYGEYIRKKRIEKAIELMSDRSISLTEIAYLTGFSDQSHFTRIFKKFSGINPSEYRRKSFKK, from the coding sequence ATGGATTGGATTACACGTGAAAGACCAAAGATAGATAGGATTGCTTGTCCATGGCTGATAAAGCGTTTTATAAATCCGGACGCAAAAATAATATATGCCCCCCTAGATATGGTCTTTGAAATTGCTAAACAAACGAACGCCATTCCGTTTGATATTCCTGATGTAGAATACACTCATTATGCAGACGAGTGTACATTTGACTATTTCCTTAAAAAACATGAATTAAACGATCCGGCATTAAAACGAATTGCTGCAATTGTCCGTGGTGCAGACACGGATAGACATGATTTAATGCCACAATCTGCAGGTCTCGAGGCGGTTTTTTCAGGTCTAGCTTACAATATCAAGGACGACAATCAGCTTTTGGAGATCGGAATGGTCATTTATGACGGCCTTTATAGCTGGGCTCAACACCTCTACCGACTGAAACATAGCAATGAAGGGCCAACTGAGGTTTTGCTCCTTAAAATCTATCATGAACATTTAAATGATAAGCAAAAAGAAAAATCTCCGGAATGGACCGCATCATTGCGGGAAATGATACAGGATCAAATCGATACAAATACAACATTAAGCTTAAATCAACTTTCCGAAGAACTGGATATTAGTTCAAGCTATTTATCACGCGAATTCTCAAAATATTTTGAAAACTTAAATTATGGTGAGTACATCCGTAAAAAAAGAATAGAAAAAGCCATTGAACTGATGTCTGACCGCTCAATTTCCCTTACTGAAATTGCCTATCTGACAGGTTTTTCTGATCAAAGTCATTTCACACGCATTTTTAAGAAATTTTCAGGAATTAATCCTTCAGAATATAGGAGGAAATCTTTTAAAAAGTAA